From a region of the Drosophila ananassae strain 14024-0371.13 chromosome XL, ASM1763931v2, whole genome shotgun sequence genome:
- the LOC26513921 gene encoding mucin-2, translating to MRNVYAFALLLVAVAASTAFGASVSSHPGRLICRNKANGIRALVPGSCSRFYECHNGVATEYACPKFYDFKTRSCVSYNPGCTEGAVVAVAEPEAKKIVRDTATPCKDSTTTPPPCTDITTTTPACDKVTTTTTTCGPIATTTTTTTTTTSTLKPTTTTTTTTCAPTTTTTTTTTTSATTTTPATITTTTTTTTTTTTTTTTTTTTTTTTTTTTTTCAPTTTTTTTTTTTTPTTTTTTTTCAPTTTTTTTTTTTTTTTTTTTTTTTTTTTTTTTTTTTTCAPTTTTTTTTTTTTTTPTTTTTTTTCAPTTTTTTTTTTTTTTTTTTTTTTTTTTTTTTTTTTTTCAPTTTTTTTTTTTTTTPTTTTTTTTCAPTTTTTTTTTTTTTTTTTTTTTTTTTTTTTTTTTTTTCAPTTTTTTTTTTTTTTPTTTTTTTTCAPTTTTTTTTTTTTTTTTTTTTTTTTTCAPTTTTTTTTTTTTTTTTTTTTTTTTTTCAPTTTTTTTTTTTTTTTTTTTTCAPTTTTTTTTTTSAPTTTTTTTTTTTTTTTTTTTTTTTTTTCAPTTTTTTTTTTTTTTTTTTCAPITTTTTTTTTTTTTTTTTTTTCAPTTTTTTTTTTTTTTTCAPTTTTTTTTTTTTTTTCAPTTTTTTTTTTTTTTTTTTTTTTTTTTTTCAPTTTTTTTTTTTTTTTCAPTTTTTTTTTTTTTTCAPTTTTTTTTTTTTTCAPITTTTTTTTTTTTTTTTTTTTCAPTTTTTTTTTTTTTTTCAPTTTTTTTTTTTTTTTCAPTTTTTTTTTTTTTTTTCAPTTTTTTTTTTTTTTTCAPTTTTTTTTTTTTTTCAPTTTTTTTTTCAPKPTTTTTTTTCTPETTTTTTACSPADVTSTTTTTCAPKVTTTTTCPDAVPTTTCASSAASKSKAMAATQSNRNPVRRNPLSKLLWEVAHLAGFSSTGSGTGLQVSCAGKPDGFLMASPKSCSEYYICRHQRALKVSCGDKYFNGAKGMCDLPENTSCIQS from the exons ATGAGGAACGTTTACG CTTTTGCCCTGCTGCTCGTCGCAGTTGCTGCAAGCACCGCCTTCGGTGCCAGCGTGTCAAGTCACCCTGGACGGCTTATCTGTCGCAACAAGGCCAACGGAATCAGGGCTCTGGTCCCCGGAAGCTGCTCCAGATTTTACGAATGCCATAATGGCGTGGCCACGGAATACGCTTGCCCCAAGTTCTACGATTTCAAGACCCGAAGCTGTGTCTCGTACAACCCCGGTTGCACGGAGGGTGCAGTCGTCGCAGTGGCGGAGCCTGAAGCCAAAAAAATAGTCCGAGATACGGCTACCCCGTGCAAGGATTCTACCACGACTCCCCCACCCTGCACCGATATCACAACAACGACACCAGCCTGTGATAAGGTcacgacaacgacaacaacTTGCGGCCCAATTGCCACTACAACTACCACAACGACAACCACAACTTCCACACTGAAACCAACAACCACTACAACTACCACAACTTGCGCCCCAACTACCACtacaacaacgacaaccacAACATCTGCAACAACGACAACCCCAGCAACGATTACcacaacaacgacaaccaccacaactacaactacaacaaccacaacaaccacaacaactacaactacaacaacgacaaccacaacaactTGCGCCCCAACTACCactacaactacaacaacgacaaccacTACAcctacaactacaacaaccacaacaacttGCGCCCcaactacaactacaacaacgacaaccactaccacaacaacgacaaccacTACCACTACAACcacaacaacgacaaccacaacaactacaacaacgacaaccacaacaacgTGCGCCCCAACTACCactacaactacaacaacgacaacgacaaccaCTACAcctacaactacaacaaccacaacaacttGCGCCCcaactacaactacaacaacgacaaccactaccacaacaacgacaaccacTACCACTACAACcacaacaacgacaaccacaacaactacaacaacgacaaccacaacaacgTGCGCCCCAACTACCactacaactacaacaacgacaacgacaaccaCTACAcctacaactacaacaaccacaacaacttGCGCCCcaactacaactacaacaacgacaaccactaccacaacaacgacaaccacTACCACTACAACcacaacaacgacaaccacaacaactacaacaacgacaaccacaacaacgTGCGCCCCAACTACCactacaactacaacaacgacaacgacaaccaCTACACCTACGActacaacaaccacaacaacttGCGCCCCAACTACCACAACAAcgacaactacaacaactacaactacgacaaccacaaccacaacaacgacaaccacaacaactTGCGCCCCAACTACCactacaactacaacaacgacaaccacaacaactacaactacaactacaacaacgacaaccacAACCACAACTTGCGCCCCAACTACCACAACAACGaccaccactaccactacaaccacaacaacgacaaccacaacaactTGCGCCCCAACTACcacaacaacgacaaccacaacaactTCCGCCCCAACTACCactacaactacaacaacgacaaccacaacaacgacaacaacaacaactacaacaacgacaaccacaacaactTGCGCCCCAACTaccacaacaactacaacaacgacaaccacaacaacgacaaccacaacaactTGCGCCCCAATCACCACtacaacaacgacaaccactacaactacaactacaacaacgaCCACCACAACAACTTGCGCCCCCACTaccacaacaactacaactacaacaacgaCCACCACAACAACTTGTGCGCCAACTACCACTACAACGacaactacaactacaacaaccacaacaacttGCGCTCCAACTACCACTACAacgacaaccacaacaacaacaaccaccacaacaacaacaaccaccacaacaacaacaaccaccacAACAACTTGCGCCCCAACTACCACTACAACGacaactacaactacaacaaccacaacaacatgCGCCCCAACTACCaccacaacaactacaacaacgaCGACCACAACAACTTGCGCCCCAACTaccacaacaactacaacaacgacaaccacaacaactTGCGCCCCAATCACCACtacaacaacgacaaccactacaactacaactacaacaacgacaaccacaacaactTGCGCCCCCACTaccacaacaactacaactacaacaacgaCCACCACAACAACTTGTGCGCCAACTACCACTACAACGacaactacaactacaacaaccacaacaacttGCGCTCCAACTACCACTACAacgacaaccacaacaacaacaaccaccacAACAACTTGCGCCCCAACTACCACTACAACGacaactacaactacaacaaccacaacaacatgCGCCCCAACTACCaccacaacaactacaacaacgaCGACCACAACAACTTGCGCCCCAACTACCAccacaacaacgacaacaactTGCGCCCCGAAACCAACTACGACAACCACGACAACTACCTGCACTCCTGAAACGACGACTACGACAACGGCTTGCTCTCCAGCAGACGTCACCTCCACAACAACCACTACTTGTGCGCCAAAAGTTACTACAACAACCACCTGCCCTGATGCCGTCCCGACAACGACTTGCGCCTCGTCTGCGGCCTCGAAGTCGAAGGCAATGGCAGCTACCCAGTCGAACCGTAACCCCGTCCGCAGAAATCCTCTGAGCAAGCTCCTGTGGGAAGTGGCTCATTTGGCAGGATTCTCGTCCACTGGATCCGGAACTGGCTTGCAAGTATCCTGCGCCGGCAAGCCCGACGGATTCCTGATGGCCTCCCCAAAAAGCTGCAGTGAGTATTACATCTGTCGGCACCAACGTGCCCTGAAGGTGAGCTGCGGCGACAAGTACTTCAATGGAGCCAAGGGCATGTGCGATCTTCCCGAGAACACAAGCTGCATCCAATCTTAA